The segment GTTGGGTGGTTTGGAGGTGCTTATGCCCAGCGATGGCCTGTACATCACGTATAGAGCCCCCAACTAGGCTTATTTTTCGTGCAGCGTTGGTGATAAAGGTTCGTCTCCCAGAATGAGAGGAACAGCCAATGAAGCCAAGCTCTCGATACCAGCGTTGGAACATATTGACGATGACCTGCGGGCTTGTTCTGTCCGAACGTTCAGACCGTACGACGTATGAAGCCTGTATCGTAAAGCCATCTATAGGCTGTTCGATGTGGAGTAGCTCATCTAGGGCAGTATAGACGGTCTTATTCATGGGGATAGTCCGTCCAGAGCTACCTTTGGCTGCGCTATCGGTGAGGCTGATGGTATGGGTTAGGCGGCCATCAGAGTCTACGACCATTGACCATCTTAAATTGGCTATCTCTTTGGCACGGAGTCCGGCTTTGGCCGAGAGAAGGAAGATCGCATTGTTTCGTATCCCATTTCTGCCGTTCCGCAGGTAGGTACTTATCGCATCGATCTGCTTGCTTGAAAGTGTCTTTGATTGCTTACCAAGGGCCATTTACTGATTATTTTATATAATAAAATTAGTATAATATAATCAGTGCTGAGCGTAAAATAAAAAGTCCCAAAATAAGTGAATGGTGGCCAACGACTTGTGTAACTGATTATGGAATTTATATTCTATAATATACTGATCGCAATATCGTGAGGAAGTGTCGTGGAGATTGTAAAAAAGTCTTGATGCTTATGGTTATAATTCAATGCTGGCACTTATGAGTGGCGAAAAAAAATGGTCGGTAGAAGACTTGGATACGATCAAAATCTTGCTTGATGCAGAAAATCCTCGGATCGATGTCAGGCAAAATGCGACCCAAGACCTGATACGTAAGCGATTATTGGAAACGGCTCAAGTTGATGAATTGGCCAAGAAGATCATCAAGTTCGGCGGATTATTTCCTGGCGAGAGAATTATTGTTACAAAAGAATTCGGTAAGTACGTTGTTTTGGAGGGGAATCGCAGAGTATGTGCCTGCCAACTGCTGCTAGACCCTGACCTGATTCCATCTGGGTATAAAAGCTCATTTCCGGCCGCTGATTCAGTGCTTCGAGAGACTATATCCAGTAGTGCGGTGGAGATTGCCCCAAGCCGTGAAGCTGCTGAGGTAACTATTACGCAAAAGCACTCAGGATCAGGTGTCCTTGAGTGGACACCTGCGGCAAACCATCGACGGATGAAGCGGTTGCTCGATCGAGGTCACTCGATTGATGAGGTTGCAAATAGCTTTGGAATCAGAAAGTCAGATTTCAATAGGTATTTAAGGGAGGGAGAGATATTGCAATATACCGTAAATATGAAGTGCTGGAGTGCAGATGAGCTAGATCAGCTTAATAGTCCTTTTATCAAGACGAACCCCTTCACACGATTTTTTACGTTGAGTGGTGTTAAGGATGCCGTTGGCATTAAATATGACAATGG is part of the Ruficoccus amylovorans genome and harbors:
- a CDS encoding tyrosine-type recombinase/integrase; translated protein: MALGKQSKTLSSKQIDAISTYLRNGRNGIRNNAIFLLSAKAGLRAKEIANLRWSMVVDSDGRLTHTISLTDSAAKGSSGRTIPMNKTVYTALDELLHIEQPIDGFTIQASYVVRSERSDRTSPQVIVNMFQRWYRELGFIGCSSHSGRRTFITNAARKISLVGGSIRDVQAIAGHKHLQTTQRYIECDSESQRKVVDLV